One genomic region from Geotrypetes seraphini chromosome 13, aGeoSer1.1, whole genome shotgun sequence encodes:
- the LRRN2 gene encoding leucine-rich repeat neuronal protein 2 — MHRPVCSCAVSLPQMKAGWVMKFFHMALLLVWLAAAVAIPAVPWKVQCPSQCVCQIRPWYTPRSVYREANTVDCNDLFISTIPQSLPAGTQTLLLQSNNIARVEHSELGYLPNLTELDLSQNSFSDIGDFRLESMPQLLSLHLEENQFSKLPDNSFSSLLHLQELYLNHNQLYHIAPRAFMGLRNLLRLHLNSNLLRTVDSRWFQVLPNLEILMIGGNKVDAILDMNFRPLSNLRSLVLAGMNLREISDYALEGLKSLESLSFYDNKLVEVPKRALQQVPGLKFLDLNKNPLQRIQQRDFLNMRHLKELGLNNMEELVAIDKFALFNLPELTKLEVTNNPKLSFIHPNAFHHLPQMETLMLNNNALSALHKQTVESLPNLQEISLHSNPIHCDCIIRWVNTTENHIRFIEPQSMLCTEPPELKQQHIRDIPLQDMTDRCLPLISRQSFLSRTEVAVGETVTLHCRAMAEPEPEIYWVTPFGTKLLPYREDGKYKVYPEGTLEIQQITVREAGLYTCVAQNLVGTDTKAITIAVNSSFPHSENSVQLHMVEVQAYHIFLAWKPRLNTVATNLTWASLSDHANMEITSMARIPVGLHTYNITRLQQGMQYWACLHVAFVDGQRKVACVSARTKETSFQQWSLESGHSVLKALILCILMLSVTLIGHYSFSSWRPQQPGPERLLPFCKPGSLVRIVHPPFIQHLDPEDTKGEQSLSIKVQAPPLDL, encoded by the coding sequence ATGCATAGACCTGTATGTTCCTGTGCTGTGTCCCTGCCTCAGATGAAGGCTGGTTGGGTGATGAAATTCTTTCACATGGCTCTGCTACTGGTCTGGCTAGCTGCTGCAGTGGCTATTCCAGCAGTGCCATGGAAAGTTCAGTGTCCATCACAGTGTGTGTGCCAGATCAGACCATGGTACACACCCAGGTCTGTGTACCGGGAGGCCAATACTGTGGATTGCAATGACCTATTCATCTCTACCATCCCTCAAAGCTTACCAGCTGGGACCCAAACGCTGCTGCTCCAAAGTAATAACATTGCCAGGGTGGAGCACAGCGAGCTTGGCTACTTGCCGAACCTAACTGAGTTGGATCTGTCCCAGAACAGCTTCTCTGACATTGGGGACTTCAGGCTGGAGAGCATGCCTCAGCTGTTAAGTCTACATCTGGAGGAAAACCAGTTCTCCAAGCTCCCTGACAACAGCTTCTCAAGTCTGCTCCACCTTCAGGAGCTGTATCTGAACCACAACCAACTGTATCACATAGCCCCCAGAGCATTTATGGGCCTCAGGAACCTTCTAAGGCTTCATCTCAATTCTAATTTGCTAAGAACTGTGGACAGCCGCTGGTTCCAAGTGCTACCCAACCTGGAGATTCTCATGATTGGGGGCAACAAGGTGGATGCTATCTTAGACATGAACTTCAGACCATTATCTAACCTGAGAAGCTTAGTATTGGCAGGGATGAATTTGAGGGAGATCTCAGACTATGCCCTGGAGGGGCTGAAGAGCTTGGAGAGTCTTTCTTTTTATGATAACAAGCTGGTGGAGGTTCCCAAAAGGGCTCTGCAGCAAGTCCCAGGCCTTAAATTCCTGGATCTTAATAAGAATCCACTGCAAAGGATTCAACAGCGCGATTTCCTCAACATGAGGCATCTCAAAGAGTTAGGCCTCAACAATATGGAGGAGCTGGTGGCCATAGACAAGTTTGCCTTGTTCAATCTTCCTGAGCTGACAAAGCTAGAAGTCACTAATAATCCCAAACTGTCTTTCATCCATCCCAACGCATTTCACCACCTGCCTCAGATGGAAACTCTGATGCTCAACAACAATGCGCTGAGTGCTTTGCACAAGCAGACGGTAGAGTCTTTACCCAATCTGCAAGAGATCAGCCTCCACAGCAATCCCATCCATTGCGACTGCATCATTCGCTGGGTCAACACAACAGAGAACCACATCCGTTTCATAGAGCCCCAGTCCATGTTGTGCACTGAGCCCCCTGAGCTGAAGCAGCAGCATATCCGTGATATTCCTCTCCAGGACATGACGGATCGCTGCCTACCACTCATATCCAGGCAGAGCTTTTTGTCTCGCACGGAGGTAGCTGTGGGAGAGACCGTAACACTGCACTGTCGAGCCATGGCAGAGCCCGAGCCCGAGATCTACTGGGTCACACCTTTTGGAACAAAGTTGCTACCATACAGAGAGGATGGGAAGTATAAGGTGTATCCTGAGGGGACGCTGGAAATACAGCAGATCACAGTGAGGGAAGCTGGGCTTTATACCTGTGTTGCTCAGAATCTTGTTGGAACCGACACTAAGGCCATCACGATCGCCGTGAACAGTTCATTCCCACATAGTGAGAACAGTGTCCAACTCCATATGGTCGAAGTCCAGGCATACCATATTTTCCTTGCCTGGAAGCCTCGTCTAAACACTGTTGCAACCAACCTTACCTGGGCCAGCTTGTCTGACCATGCCAATATGGAAATTACCAGCATGGCCAGAATCCCTGTGGGTCTCCATACCTACAATATAACTAGGCTGCAGCAGGGCATGCAATACTGGGCTTGCCTGCACGTGGCTTTCGTGGATGGGCAGAGGAAGGTGGCATGTGTAAGTGCTAGAACTAAAGAGACCAGCTTCCAGCAGTGGTCCCTGGAAAGTGGACACAGTGTCTTGAAGGCTCTGATTCTTTGCATTCTGATGCTCTCGGTTACTTTAATTGGTCACTACAGTTTCAGCTCTTGGAGACCTCAGCAGCCAGGTCCAGAAAGACTGCTGCCATTTTGCAAGCCAGGCTCCTTGGTGCGGATAGTACATCCCCCCTTCATACAACACTTGGACCCTGAAGACACAAAGGGGGAACAGTCTCTATCCATTAAGGTTCAGGCTCCACCACTCGATTTGTGA